One window from the genome of Dioscorea cayenensis subsp. rotundata cultivar TDr96_F1 chromosome 3, TDr96_F1_v2_PseudoChromosome.rev07_lg8_w22 25.fasta, whole genome shotgun sequence encodes:
- the LOC120256301 gene encoding LOW QUALITY PROTEIN: BTB/POZ domain-containing protein At1g55760-like (The sequence of the model RefSeq protein was modified relative to this genomic sequence to represent the inferred CDS: deleted 1 base in 1 codon), protein MNDSAYRVETAPRLAQWRVDAFSSSSYRKSDPFRIGLWNWHLTVERNKHLLVKLYPEVSNLTREQPPIASFVIKLVSTSSPNRKTIVHPVIFDKQLKSNDDFVWAVENFFSGRFIVDVEFLDLKIASPSGGEPSSIWNSYNIEKQSAATALTCFSRMLSEGIHTDIIINATDGSIGAHRAVLATRSPVFQSMFSHNLKEKELSAVNISDMSFEACQAFLNYIYGDFKADEFLTHRLALLRAADKYDISDLKEACHESLSEDIDTKNVLERLQTAHLYRLPRLKSSCMRYLVSFSKIYEIHDDFNAFLQTADRELIAEIFQEVLAAWKT, encoded by the exons ATGAACGACTCCGCTTATCGCGTTGAGACTGCTCCGCGTCTCGCTCAGTGGCGTGTTGATGCCTTTTCCTCTTCCTCTTATCGCAAGTCCGAT CCATTCCGCATCGGCCTCTGGAACTG GCACTTGACAGTTGAGAGGAATAAGCATCTCTTAGTGAAGCTTTATCCAGAGGTTTCTAACCTGACAAGAGAACAGCCGCCCATCGCCTCCTTTGTGATCAAACTAGTTTCCACCTCCTCCCCGAATCGCAAAACAATTGTTCACCCAG TAATTTTTGACAAACAGCTCAAGAGCAACGATGACTTTGTGTGGGCAGTAGAAAACTTTTTTAGTGGTAGATTTATCGTTGATGTTGAGTTCCTCGATCTAAAGATAGCATCACCATCT GGAGGTGAACCATCTTCCATTTGGAATAGCTACAACATCGAGAAACAATCGGCTGCTACTGCACTTACCTGCTTCAGCCGAATGCTTTCCGAGGGCATCCACACCGATATCATCATCAACGCCACCGATGGCAGCATCGGTGCTCATCGGGCAGTCCTTGCGACGAGATCCCCTGTTTTCCAGAGCATGTTCTCCCACAACCTCAAAGAAAAAGAGCTCTCTGCTGTGAATATCTCTGACATGTCCTTCGAAGCCTGTCAAGCTTTCCTCAACTACATCTACGGTGACTTCAAAGCCGATGAATTCCTAACTCATCGTCTTGCCCTCTTACGTGCTGCAGACAAGTACGATATCTCCGACCTCAAGGAGGCTTGCCACGAGAGCCTTTCAGAGGACATCGATACAAAGAATGTACTTGAGAGGCTCCAGACCGCGCATCTTTACCGGCTGCCGAGGCTGAAGAGCAGCTGCATGAGGTACTTGGTCAGCTTCAGCAAGATTTACGAAATTCACGATGATTTCAATGCTTTCCTCCAAACTGCTGACAGAGAACTCATAGCTGAGATCTTTCAGGAGGTTCTCGCCGCCTGGAAAACTTAA